The following coding sequences lie in one Anomalospiza imberbis isolate Cuckoo-Finch-1a 21T00152 chromosome 17, ASM3175350v1, whole genome shotgun sequence genomic window:
- the EEF1A2 gene encoding elongation factor 1-alpha 2, whose amino-acid sequence MGKEKTHINIVVIGHVDSGKSTTTGHLIYKCGGIDKRTIEKFEKEAAEMGKGSFKYAWVLDKLKAERERGITIDISLWKFETTKYYITIIDAPGHRDFIKNMITGTSQADCAVLIVAAGVGEFEAGISKNGQTREHALLAYTLGVKQLIVGINKMDSTEPPYSEKRYDEIVKEVSAYIKKIGYNPATVPFVPISGWHGDNMLEPSPNMPWFKGWKVERKEGNASGVSLLEALDTILPPTRPTDKPLRLPLQDVYKIGGIGTVPVGRVETGILRPGMVVTFAPVNITTEVKSVEMHHEALSEALPGDNVGFNVKNVSVKDIRRGNVCGDSKSDPPQEAAQFTSQVIILNHPGQISAGYSPVIDCHTAHIACKFAELKEKIDRRSGKKLEDNPKSLKSGDAAIVEMIPGKPMCVESFSQYPPLGRFAVRDMRQTVAVGVIKNVEKKSGGAGKVTKSAQKAQKAGK is encoded by the exons ATGGGGAAGGAGAAGACGCACATCAACATCGTCGTCATCGGGCATGTGGACTCTGGGAAATCCACCACCACCGGGCACCTCATCTACAAATGCGGGGGCATCGACAAACGGACCATTGAGAAATTTGAGAAGGAGGCTGCCGAG ATGGGGAAGGGGTCCTTCAAATACGCCTGGGTGTTGGACAAGCTGAAGGCCGAGCGCGAGCGTGGCATCACCATTGACATCTCGCTGTGGAAGTTTGAGACCACCAAGTACTACATCACCATCATTGACGCCCCTGGCCACAGGGACTTCATCAAGAACATGATCACTGGGACCTCCCAG GCTGACTGTGCTGTCCTGATCGTTGCTGCCGGTGTGGGTGAATTTGAAGCTGGCATTTCCAAGAATGGGCAGACCCGCGAGCATGCCCTCCTGGCTTACACCCTGGGGGTGAAGCAGCTCATCGTGGGCATCAACAAGATGGATTCCACAGAGCCCCCCTACAGCGAGAAACGCTACGACGAGATCGTCAAGGAGGTCAGCGCCTACATCAAGAAGATCGGCTACAACCCGGCCACAGTTCCCTTCGTGCCCATCTCGGGCTGGCATGGAGACAACATGCTGGAGCCCTCTCCCAAT ATGCCTTGGTTCAAAGGCTGGAAGGTGGAGCGCAAAGAAGGCAACGCCAGTGGGGTGTCCCTGTTGGAGGCCCTGGACACCATCCTGCCCCCGACCCGCCCCACAGACAAACCCCTGCGCCTGCCCCTCCAGGACGTCTACAAGATTGGAG GGATTGGCACAGTTCCCGTGGGCCGAGTGGAGACCGGAATCCTGCGGCCTGGCATGGTGGTCACCTTTGCCCCTGTGAACATCACCACTGAGGTGAAATCCGTGGAGATGCACCACGAGGCCCTGAGCGAGGCTCTGCCTGGTGACAACGTTGGCTTCAACGTGAAGAACGTCTCGGTGAAGGACATTCGCCGCGGGAACGTCTGCGGGGACAGCAAGTCGGACCCGCCGCAGGAGGCAGCGCAGTTCACGTCTCAG GTGATCATCCTGAACCACCCTGGCCAGATCAGTGCTGGCTACTCGCCCGTCATCGACTGCCACACCGCACATATCGCCTGCAAGTTCGCTGAGCTGAAGGAGAAGATTGACCGGCGCTCTGGCAAGAAGCTGGAGGACAACCCCAAGTCCCTGAAGTCGGGTGATGCAGCCATCGTGGAGATGATCCCTGGCAAGCCCATGTGTGTGGAGAGCTTCTCCCAGTACCCACCCCTTG GCCGCTTTGCTGTCCGTGACATGCGGCAGACCGTGGCCGTGGGCGTCATCAAGAACGTGGAGAAGAAGAGTGGTGGGGCTGGAAAAGTCACCAAGTCTGCCCAGAAGGCCCAGAAGGCTGGCAAATGA